From the Salarias fasciatus chromosome 5, fSalaFa1.1, whole genome shotgun sequence genome, the window ATATTTCACTCACATCGTGAGTTTTGCAGCTTTTACATACAAAATCTGAAAACCTTCTTAGTTGccaaattgtttaaaaaaaaaaacagctacgAAACAAAACCTGCCCTTTTGGATTCTTCTAATCCACAGAAAAACTCTTAGTGGAGGGAACGTTACATCTGGAGGCTGTCAAACACCCTGTGATAATGATATTGTCTTTTCAAACATAATTTCATCTGAATTATTCTATACTTGTGAGCACAACCTTGTTTGTCATTTGTCTGCAGATCGTTGTTGGACCAACTTGTCTGCAGGTTCTTGTTGTCCAGTGAATGCTCCCAACTAGGAAATGGGACTTTTACAATTGGTCGCTTACCAACTTTACTGTTGCCTAAGGATAAGCAGTCCACCCAGTCCTCACTGTGACCTCTGCCGATTGCAACACCGTTGCTATTGTTTTGGTTGCTAGGACAGGAGGTCTTGACGGTCGTAACACGAGCTACGTGCAGTTTTTGTGTCCAGGCAGTGATGGTTTGGCCGGCCGAGTGTCGTATTGAAGCTTCTGTTTCCTTGAACTCCATGTCAGCATGTCTGCGACACGAGCGGTCCGACCACAAACCCAGCCGCACACTCGCCCGCCGCTGCCAAGCGCAGCGGCTGCAGCTGTGCTCGCGACCGGCAGCTGTTTACTGTCGGAGGCCGGCCGTTTGAAGAGAGGGATGACCAATAAAGGCATCATGTCAAGCATCACAtcatctctcctctctctggtgTTTACAGAGCGTTTTCTTAGAGCCCGGCAGTGTCACAACTGACCCGAACTACTAAACTGCTCACAAGAATACGTTCTCCTGTGACCTGCTATTGGTTCTaatttagatctttttttttttgtcattagtTGTTTTCCTTTTGCATCACATTTAATAATCACAAGCGATATTTGTATTTCTAGCAGTCTGTGCCCACAATATTGTTTAGCCATGTTTTGTATTCACAAGTATGAAAGGCCCCGGCCATGCTGTCCACCTGAAATGACTGTGCTCACATTGTGACGTTAAGGAGCTGCGTCTGCCATGTTCAGTGCTTCTGTCAGAGCCAGGGGGAGTTCAGACTGTTCCAAAAAGGGCCTGAATGTCTGTTGGAAAACAAACTGTGGTTGGATGTATTGTACACTCAATACCACAGACTTTAGTGCACTAGTTCTATCAGTGAAAAAGATTTATGGCATCAAATCCAGAAGATGCTGAAATATTTAGCATTAAAAGTTAGACTGAACCATAAAAACCCACTGTGTTGTTGAGACGCACAAATTTACGAATGGAAAGAAACGTGCTGCACTCTATCTTGTTAAGCTATATAAGCTATTTACACAGTAATGACTGTCATGATGTTATTTCACATCCATTGATCTCTTATAATGCTTCATCCAATTCCAGCTTGAGGGGCGATGAAACAAATCCCAGCTGACTTCATGAAAAGGCTGAAATGACCCCGATCAGGTCACCAGACCCTTACAAGTCAAACACAGCGGCCGCCGGCCACAAGTTCATGTTACACTTAgaggatttttttcttgtaaGTAGTAGTAGTCACCAATTACCTCTAAcacattgtttgggattgttggaGGAAGCCCAACGACACAGAAAGAAAACTCTCCAAAGACCCCCAAGCCTGGATTCAAACCAGAGGTTTTCTCGGTGTGAGGGAGGAGCGtcaaccactgctccactttGTGgcctcactgaaacactgaaagcttaaaaaaaaacccaactctGCAGTTACATCAGTGATGAGCAAAAATTGTTTGCAAAAGTTTTATTCAAAATCTCTGATGGAACTTTATTAatttatggaggaaaaaaaaaaaaaaaaaaccaaccaaaaaGCTAAATTGAATCAGAGCGAAGCGAAGGAATCGAGCACCTCTGGGTTTCATTTTCTGCCTGAGCATTTTCAGGCCTGTGGGTGAAATAGTTTATATTCTCCTCCTgctctaaatgttttttttatcataatcCGCCTCTTCTGGAGATGGCCCGACAAAAGAAGAGACGCCAACAACAGATATTGATCTGCTTTCATATTTTGCTCGAGCGTTACTGTCAGCAGAAAGTCAGAGGCTTCGGAAATACTCTGGCTGCAGAGCAAAGGACCGGGCTTGAAGCGCAGGGAGAATCCTTGATTTAACCGAGTCTTTGCTTGAAGTGGCGGCAAGGAAATATTTATTGTTGATGTGCTCTGATAATGAGGATGTGTGGCGTCTTTTGTGGTcttgtttgacattttaaattGTGTAATGGAGAACAGTCTGAAGGTTCTGGTTCAGACACGTTGGTCATGCTGCATAGCTCTCTGAATCCAATTAGGAGTCGGAGGGGCCCAAATggctgtttttatgtgttttgtgtgcTGGCTGGCCTGCTGTTGGGTGTGGCCTGGCCTGCAGCGAGGTGAAGCTAGAACGCACAAACACATTCCTCCTCAGAATCTTTCTCAACTTCCACCGATTATTGCCGATCGCGGCGCTGGCTGGGTTTTCCCGATCGCCCCTGGTCTCAGACGTCAccggctgacctctgacctctgatgcCCTCTGCCTCGTGGACACTGTCATCACTCttcaggcccccccccccccttacctggatgttttcagatttgttttgtttttcttacccctctcagctcctctctcatAATGAGCAAGTCTTTCTCGGCCGTGCTGTTCATCCGCTCGCGCAGCACCCCACTGACCTCATTTCGACAGATTTACATCTGTGCCAGTTTGTTTTAGTACTGCGTCAGCCGGGATCATTACCTCACCACCGACATCAAATAAGCTGAATTTATGGCTTATTATGGTCTCTCACAGtctctttatttcttcttgCAGTGACAGGCCTCGGTGTTGGCATCGTGTTTTCCGTCCTGTTCTTCAAACGTAAGTAGCCACCGCTTTTCTGTAATCGACGCTCCTCAAGGCGAGGCGATTGTAATGGTTTTGATCTTCCAGGCCGCACGTGGCCCGTGTCCTTCGGTTCGGGCTTGGGACTGGGAATGGGATACACCAACTGCCAGCATGACTTCAGGTCGCCGTACCTGATCCATGGCCGCATGGTGAAGGTGAACGAGCGGCCGTAAATTGTTGTTGTGTGCAAGTTTTATGACACACGGGCACGCCatgctgaaatgttttctttgttacaTTCCAGGAGCAGTAATGAAGAATGGAAGAagcttcttctctgttttttgtgttgttatttttttttagccacTTGTTGCTGCCCTGGCACTAATATCCAATAATGTCCAcattgcgtctttgaaaaggTATTATTAGATGTATATTTAATAAAGCCATTGTGGAGAAGTTTCTCTCCCCTCTGTGTTATTCTTGAGTGAATGTTGGAGAAGAATGAAATGTGGTTTGGGGGTGGGAGGTAATTTTGTGTGTTAATGAGCTGGGAGACTTGAACTCCTGCTGTTTTGGAATGAGGGCCAGGTTCAGCATCTGCAGCCCTCTTTACTGAGTGGGAGGATGAAAAGTTGCTCTGAATGATGGAATAAAGAAAGCGCAGTCCGTGTAAGAACAAAGaaactttgaaataaatgtttcaattCGTGTGTGTGACATGAACTTGCATACAGACTGTCGGCCTGTGTTGTTCTTATTCATGAACTTTGGTTTCTTGTCATGCAGATGGACCGACCCATAGCAAgcaagacagaaataaaaagtttatttttgtcaaACCAAACATTGTACGGCATGCTTTGTAGTCCCGGTTTCAGTTAATTGAGCTGATAACCgtgactgttttctttcaaaaaaataaaatattgacgTCTATAAACCAGGAAGAGTCTGTTCAGTTTAGTACATTCGTTAGCTGTCTGCTTGGCAAGATTGTTCTGAATGTGATTGATCACTTATGTGTGGTTGCATGGGCTTTTTTTCTATGAGAgaagaggatgtgtgtgtgtgagtgtgtgtgcacgcgcacaTGTTTATCCAGCCCCCCGGGGAAGCAGAATCTGTGGAATGcagagaaatgccatttctggACTGTGAGCACGCTCTTATTACTAACAGGTGAGCTCTGCACTTTGCACATCTGAACATAACACATGTAAACTTTCACATCATAGGAAACGCTGCTGCATGCGCCGCCATGTTTTCCCTCTTCGTCACACTAGGAGTTTTCTATGCAGTGTAATCGTATACATTCCTGCGCACAATGGAATCAAAGTAGGCGTCCAAAAAGCCAGTTTCTTGGGCCCTGGTTTACTGCGGCGCATCTGGCACAGAGGAACCCTGTCAGAAATTAAGCCATGTCACTCATCCCCCGTCCATTAAAATATTTGTTTGCAAGCGAAGCATGAAACCGATAGGGGTGCTTATGGACGCGAGCCAGGCTGAACACCTGTGAGCAAGAGTGCTCCGGCGAATGGGACGTGAGTGTGTGAAAAGCGGCGGGTGGCTGCTGACACACCTGAGGTGTAACTGGTAAACCACAACTGAAAAGACCGGGGCTGTGCGAAATCCTCCGTGATGATTCATGATCACAAGTCCCAGCCAATCACAACAGTGAGGTCAGGATGGGTGAATATCTGGAATGAAATGCAAAACCAGATGATTTTGCAATTTGCTGATCATATTCTTGACCTTCAAGGTTCTCGCATAGAATAAATGGAGCATAAGCAAATCCCTCCTAAAGAAGATCTTAGGTAGGATGTGGAGGAACCGAACGGGCCCAACGCCGCCTGGCACGCCTGATGGTGACCACCAGCTcgctcacacactgctgtgggaTAGATCCATGTCTTCAACAAGCATTTGTCAGCCAATGACAGCACGTCCAAGCTGATCCCACAGGAGTTAAATAGAGTTGAGGTCAGGACTGCGGGCAGGTCGTtccaccctctcctctcccAACGTCTGGAGGCAGTCTTTGATAAATCCTGCTCAATTTCACAGTTTTCTGAAAAATCCCTGTAGTTTTTATACGTGATTTTAACCCTGATGGTGAacctctgcctctggctttgttAATatgctcttttattttttgcccAGCCTTGCTCCTGACTGCTTGCCCTCTATTTCCTACATGTAGCACTCCACTTTCCAGCCTCCTGTTGCCTCTGACTGTTGTgatcttttattaaattatttgttttctagctatttttgtaaaaaaaaaaataataataatgatatgaCAATCACAAACATATCTTCATCAGTCTTTATGACTCTGTGCTTTAATTTCTGATACATTTTAGCTGTATATACTAAAATGCACGAGTGAGGTACATGCAGATAAAAACAGTCCTGTTGTTAGATCAGAATACTGTCTTCTTCAATCAATGCTGGTCCAACAaaataggggaaaaaaaacattggtaTTTCAAACCAAAATATTTGAGCATTATTTCCCAAAGTCCAAGAGGTGGACCTATCCTCTTGATCccttttaaattacatttttaaggAGAACGTATTCCAaggtctgcaaaaaaaaaaaaaaaaaagaaaaaaaaaacaccaatgaaCTTCATGCCTCCTCAGTAAATCACGCGCTCATGTCCGTCTGTAGTTtcaccacaaacacatttagagacttcaaataaatcaaattgtCATGAGCTTCTGGTTAGTAAACCGgcaattcatttcatttcaacagcATACTGTCCCTGttgaatgaaagaagaaaaaagtcattGATCACATCTGTTTCCCACTTGTGCTGCAATATTTTACAATTATTAATGCTTGAATTATAAGATCTCAAACCATATGCTGTTAAAGCAATGCCAGATGTACGTGCATGGCACTAAATATGTACCCTTTCTGTGTGATCTTGTCATATTTGCGCATTTGTTCAGTGAATGTGATCGCTCCTGGAGCAGAAACCTTTCCAGACCTCCCTCCGGGTCTCCAGAAACGGCGCAGCGGGACGTCCGCGTGCGTCTCAGCCGCGCCTTTTAACCCCGGACCGACACTTCCAGCGCAACCTGGGAAGGAAGCGGAGCTACATGGGAATCTAAACTCGGGACGAGCGGAGAACAAAGGGGAGGGACGGCGAGAGCTGGTGGACCCGGAGAGGAGATAGCCCATCATCtccccatccctccctcctccccggcGGACGCGCGCTGCCCGCTCCCCTCTCTGGGTCATCTCACTCCTTCAGGACAGCCTGAACTCGGATTTACCGTCGCTTCTCGCGAGCCGCTCGCGCCGTTCCCTTCGCGGtcagccggcggcggcgctccgtgCGGAGCAGGGTGGTGTTTTCCCGGGTTTCGGTGTCGGTAAGTGTCTCCTCTCACTGTCCGCTGTCCACCTCTGAATGCGCCCCGAGCGCGAGGACCGCGACTTCTGAACCCGGTGCCTAAAATGCAACATGTGGCACGGCGTCATTCCTGTAATATAGTCTTTATTTGGCAGATAAagttctcccaaaaaaaaaaaaagcaataactaCGTCTTCACCAGTGGAGAACTACCTGTggattagaaaataaaaatgttcctttcGTTTTGTCAAGTTGTAGTCAAACTGTGAGCCCAGAATAGGACGAAATCAGaacttcagcagcaggttatTCACCCTTTCAGCATATCTCTCTGCAGTGCTTCAGATGTGCGCACATTACAGCCAAACGTCCCCGTGTTGATTGTTTTTAGAGACTGTCAGGGCCATATGGGAGCACTGAAAAGTGTGTAAAACGGTGGATGTGGGTGACCACCAGACACTTTTTTATAAGCGCCAGGAGAAAACGATTTTCTGAGGTTGTAAATGACGTGACTGGTTGAGGCATTTTTAAAGAACAGAGTAAAACCCAGTACAGTCGGCTGAATGGCTGGAGGAGACGTGCAGCTCTCTCACACGTTGTTTTATCCCCTTTGGAACAATCTGCATGATGAGTAAAATGTTCTCTATGCAGATATATGgctttgctttgtttcttttggTCATTCAAACGAGCCAAATGTGATATCAGGACTAAACATGTTGCACAGGGGCCTCTGGGGGCTCAAGCTGCTAATCACCTGGAATCCACATCAGCAGGTAGATGCAGAGGACTTTTTTTGTTCTATAGAACCAGACAGTATTTCACatgcagaatgtgtgtgttccccCGCCAAGTGAAGGCAGCAGTAGCAGTCTGTGGTTTTCTCTTCCTTTAGGTGCAGTCATGTGGCAGAGGATTCAGATTTGCTGTGCACTGTTTGCACTGTATTCGGCGGCACCGCCTGCACACATCAACCGCCTGGCGCTGTTCCCTGACAAGAGCGCCTGGTGCGAAGCCAAGAACATCACGCAGATCGTC encodes:
- the LOC115389048 gene encoding MICOS complex subunit Mic10, which gives rise to MAEDHGRKWDRCLADTAVKTVTGLGVGIVFSVLFFKRRTWPVSFGSGLGLGMGYTNCQHDFRSPYLIHGRMVKEQ